The genomic interval CTACCTACGGTATCTTCCCGCCGACCGTGAGTTCCGTTTCGGCTCTGACCGACGCGAGTCGTGCATTGTATCCTTCTCTGTTACGTGGTGGGACTGGAGAGTATTCGTTGGCCGTAGATtttgttgataattccattgggcctactaaatctttcccaatccgttgtgacaagattgatagtaccaaagaacctatcacggttacatacagagctttaacgtcctacgaacgttctagtcttcccgtttacatttcaaacaagtcatcgccatatgaaacagtcattggcgattcagctgcatcatacaaactcaatcacgattctcaaactagtcataaatcttattagttcatcgatttccatcatttgcgttcttgcgtttgtagagctcatcaatagaactaataagaacgtcaattttccaatttcctcacGATATCACCTATCGCACACGACGACATCTCGTCCTCTCCTCTGTTGTCTGCCAAACAAGTTCCAGTCTAAcctgcaaggccaacaaaaccacatccgaaagatccgatcgctttcgtcatcatGACCACCAAGTCTACTCCCAAAGACCTCATTGACTCGTTTCCGCACAGCAAACTCACCCCGATTGCTACCGCGACAACCGAACCCGATTACTTGTCGCTCCATCAGCTTCAGTATGAAATCAATGACAATGCGGAGACCCTTTCCTCCACTCTTGGAGATGGCCAACACggtcacctttttctcgtaATTTCCGAAACCGAGTACCTCGAAATGACCGACGGCATTCCATGCATTCCTCCTGTGCAACCGCCTTTCGACCCAGTTCACGCTGCCAACGCCACAGCCCCTCAAATTGTCGAAGCTAACCGCCAGAACGACAAATGACAAAAGCTGTTTGACCTCTATCACAACGCCATTAAAGCGTTTCGCAATCAACTCCTTGAAGCCATTCCCATCGAATACATCGAATCTCTCGGTCATCCTACACGAGGCTTTAACAAAGTCTCTCCCCTCGAAATCCTTTCTCATCTCTGGGAAACTTTTGGTAAAATTCAGGCTTCGGATCtcatcgccaacgacgaaCACATGAAAGCCGCCTGGCATCCACCAACGCCTATCCAGCAACTCTTCCAGCagcttgaaaaaggcaatcagTTTATCATCGCGTCTGGCCAAGTCATGGACGAACGCATTATCGCTCGCATCGGCTACCagatcatcgaaaaaacCGGACTCTTTGATCTTGCTTCTCGCAACTGGCGTTATAAAGATGAAGCCGATAAaactttggcaaatttcaaaaaacatttccagaaggccAACAAGGATCTCGCCctcaccgccaccagcagcTCTGCGGGTTACCACACCGCAAATCAGAGTACTGTCACCAAGGGCAAAtcgtattgctggacccacGGCATCGTTCACAACACAAAGCACACCAGTGCGACATGTGAAAAACAGGCCCCGGGGCACAAAACCGGCGCTACATTGCACAACAAACAAGGCGGGTCGACTAAGACCTATCAATACACGCCACCGGTGCccaaataggaaagagggacggccaAACTGTTGAGTGTGCCGCTGAATACTTATCATAACAAAAATAAgtcttcagttgcaccaaacacTCCTCCGTTAGCTTCCTCCCCGCCATTTTTCCCTCCCGACGCCATTGCAGACACTGGCTGTACCGGACATTTTTTGAGCACCAACATTGCTCACATACATTGCCAACCGACGGTCCCCGGCATCAATGTGGTCCTCCCTGATGGTCGCACAATCACTTCGAGTCATATCACCGAACTCAACATTCCCTCGCTTCCTCCGGCAGCTCGTACCGCCCATATCTTTCCCGGTCTCTCGAATGGATCCCTCATTTCCATCGGCCAACTTTGTGACCACGGCTGTACCGCCACGTTCACATCTGACACAGTCCGCATTGCGCTCAATAACACTGTCGTTCTCCGCGGCGGCCGTTCTCCTTACACCCGATTGTGGACCCTCGACTCCCCTGTAACGCCCAATCCGCCCGCCACAGAATTGCATGCGCCTGtgcacgacaaaaattttgcgAATCACCTCGGAGACCACTCAGGGACCCTTGCCGACCGCATTGCTTTTGTTCATGCATCCTTATTCTCGCCCCAACTTTCGACATGGTGCAAGGCCATTGACAAAGGCCGCCTCACAACCTTTCCGGACATCACGTCTGCACAGGTAAAACGGCACCCCCCACAGTCCGTCCCTATGGTCAAGGGACACCTTGACCAGCAACGGTCCAACCTACGCTCCACCAAGCCCAAGGTCACCCTGTCTGCCTCTGTTGATCCTGATGACATCAatttcgacaccaatcccGTCGTACAAgtgtcacgatatacaccaaggtgACATGTCTCTAGGACAATCGTCATCTAAGGGTGATGTCGGAAGTGTGAATGAGGATGGAGACAATGGTGGAATCGTGGTATTCATGTCGGCCCTATTATACG from Phaeodactylum tricornutum CCAP 1055/1 chromosome 11, complete sequence carries:
- a CDS encoding predicted protein — protein: MTTKSTPKDLIDSFPHSKLTPIATATTEPDYLSLHQLQYEINDNAETLSSTLGDGQHGHLFLVISETEYLEMTDGIPCIPPVQPPFDPVHAANATAPQILFDLYHNAIKAFRNQLLEAIPIEYIESLGHPTRGFNKVSPLEILSHLWETFGKIQASDLIANDEHMKAAWHPPTPIQQLFQQLEKGNQFIIASGQVMDERIIARIGYQIIEKTGLFDLASRNWRYKDEADKTLANFKKHFQKANKDLALTATSSSAGYHTANQSTVTKGKSYCWTHGIVHNTKHTSATCEKQAPGHKTGATLHNKQGGSTKTYQYTPPSSVAPNTPPLASSPPFFPPDAIADTGCTGHFLSTNIAHIHCQPTVPGINVVLPDGRTITSSHITELNIPSLPPAARTAHIFPGLSNGSLISIGQLCDHGCTATFTSDTVRIALNNTVVLRGGRSPYTRLWTLDSPVTPNPPATELHAPVHDKNFANHLGDHSGTLADRIAFVHASLFSPQLSTWCKAIDKGRLTTFPDITSAQVKRHPPQSVPMVKGHLDQQRSNLRSTKPKVTLSASVDPDDINFDTNPVVQVSRYTPR